In Vicinamibacterales bacterium, the following proteins share a genomic window:
- a CDS encoding pitrilysin family protein: protein MKRHLFAIALVAALGAYVEGQQAPPGGATTKAEGTVLKNKAPVNKDLLRVKLPKPQEADLSNGVHLIFLEDRRTPQVNFSMIIDGAGGYYDPAGIPGLAGFTATLMREGTTTKTSEQISEQLDRLASAVSVNSGITSPSATVNGNGLTNNIDTVLALMADVLMNPSFPQTEIDRFKARTRALLMQQRTQPGFLASERLNKVIYGDHPMARVSATPASLEALTRDALVEFHKTHFVPDRAVLGVTGDMTFEQVKAKAEAAFAGWKKSGAALPAQTEAAALSGPSVSLVVRPNSVQTSLRVGTQSIERKDPDFFPLTVANRILGGPFGRLFEHLREQKGYTYGANSFFSSSRIRGAWTASTDVRSEVTDPALTDLLAEIKQMRDVPVPAKDLDNAKRAIVGSFALLLENPNAILANYIDRHFYGLPADYWDTYASKIEAVTAADVQRVAQKYWTPERLQIVAVGDLAKVEPALKKLGTVQVFDADGNPISK from the coding sequence ATGAAGCGCCATCTGTTCGCCATCGCACTCGTCGCCGCCCTCGGCGCCTACGTCGAAGGGCAGCAGGCGCCCCCCGGAGGCGCGACCACGAAGGCCGAAGGCACGGTGCTCAAGAACAAGGCGCCGGTCAACAAGGATCTGCTGCGCGTCAAGCTGCCGAAGCCGCAGGAGGCGGATCTCTCGAACGGCGTCCACCTGATCTTCCTCGAGGATCGGCGCACGCCGCAGGTGAACTTCTCGATGATCATCGACGGGGCCGGCGGCTACTACGATCCCGCCGGCATCCCGGGGCTCGCCGGGTTCACCGCGACGCTGATGCGCGAGGGGACGACGACGAAGACCTCGGAGCAGATCTCCGAACAGCTCGATCGTCTGGCGTCGGCGGTCAGCGTCAACTCCGGGATCACGTCGCCGTCCGCGACGGTGAACGGCAACGGACTGACCAACAACATCGACACGGTGCTGGCGTTGATGGCGGACGTGCTGATGAACCCGTCGTTCCCGCAGACGGAGATCGACCGGTTCAAGGCGCGGACGCGGGCGCTTCTGATGCAGCAGCGCACCCAGCCCGGCTTCCTCGCGTCCGAGCGGTTGAACAAGGTGATCTACGGCGACCATCCGATGGCGCGCGTATCCGCGACGCCGGCGTCGCTCGAGGCGCTCACCCGCGACGCGCTGGTCGAGTTCCACAAGACGCATTTCGTGCCCGACCGCGCGGTGCTCGGCGTGACCGGCGACATGACGTTCGAGCAGGTCAAGGCCAAGGCCGAGGCCGCGTTCGCGGGATGGAAGAAGTCGGGCGCGGCGCTGCCGGCGCAGACCGAGGCGGCGGCGCTGTCCGGGCCGAGCGTCTCGCTCGTCGTCCGGCCGAACTCCGTGCAGACCAGCCTGCGTGTCGGCACGCAGAGCATCGAGCGCAAGGACCCCGACTTCTTTCCGCTCACGGTCGCGAACCGCATTCTCGGCGGTCCGTTCGGCCGGCTGTTCGAGCACTTGCGCGAGCAGAAGGGCTACACCTACGGCGCCAATAGCTTCTTCAGTTCCAGCCGGATCCGCGGCGCCTGGACGGCATCGACCGACGTGCGCTCGGAGGTGACGGATCCGGCGCTGACGGACCTGCTCGCCGAGATCAAGCAGATGCGCGACGTCCCGGTGCCGGCGAAAGATCTCGACAACGCCAAACGCGCCATCGTCGGCAGCTTTGCGCTGCTGCTCGAGAACCCCAACGCGATTCTCGCGAACTACATCGATCGGCACTTCTACGGTCTGCCGGCCGATTACTGGGACACCTACGCGTCGAAGATCGAAGCGGTCACCGCCGCTGACGTGCAGCGCGTCGCGCAGAAGTACTGGACGCCGGAGCGGCTGCAGATCGTGGCGGTCGGCGACCTGGCGAAGGTGGAGCCGGCGCTGAAGAAGCTCGGCACCGTCCAGGTCTTCGACGCGGACGGCAATCCAATCAGTAAGTAA
- a CDS encoding OmpA family protein, giving the protein MKRFVSAVVITGLAVVGTSACATKKMVRQRVGEVDQKVDTLSRSVEETQQRTRANEGRIGEVDQKAQAAAQSAQAANSRAEEAYGAAGKVNARADAIEARSKRLVYEVVMSEDKGGFKFGQSKIPAEMQTQIDELVQQLKANPNGGFIEIEGHTDNVGDKLTNYKIGLDRAEAVKRYLYENQQIPLHKMNVISYGEDKPIAPNKTRDGRAQNRRVVIKVLA; this is encoded by the coding sequence ATGAAGAGGTTCGTATCGGCGGTAGTGATTACGGGGCTGGCCGTGGTGGGCACGAGCGCCTGCGCGACCAAGAAGATGGTGCGTCAGCGCGTCGGCGAGGTCGATCAGAAGGTCGACACGCTCTCGCGCTCGGTCGAAGAGACGCAGCAGCGCACGCGCGCCAACGAGGGGCGCATCGGCGAGGTCGATCAGAAGGCACAGGCCGCGGCGCAGAGCGCCCAGGCGGCGAACTCGCGCGCCGAGGAAGCCTACGGCGCCGCCGGCAAGGTGAACGCCCGCGCCGACGCGATCGAAGCGCGCTCCAAGCGGCTGGTCTACGAAGTCGTGATGAGCGAGGACAAGGGCGGGTTCAAGTTCGGCCAGTCGAAGATCCCGGCCGAGATGCAGACCCAGATCGACGAGCTCGTGCAGCAGCTGAAGGCCAACCCGAACGGCGGCTTCATCGAGATCGAAGGGCACACCGACAACGTCGGCGACAAGCTGACGAACTACAAGATCGGCCTGGATCGCGCCGAGGCGGTGAAGCGGTACCTCTATGAGAACCAGCAGATCCCGCTGCACAAGATGAACGTGATCAGCTACGGCGAAGACAAGCCGATCGCGCCGAACAAGACCCGGGACGGCCGCGCCCAGAACCGCCGCGTCGTCATCAAGGTCCTGGCGTAA
- a CDS encoding pitrilysin family protein, giving the protein MFRPFRAGLVFALLAVVSAGAADGPVIKFTDVKLKNGLRVIISEDHTAPTVSVAVNYYVGSADERKGRTGFAHLFEHMMFKGSENVGPGEHPALIFTNGGSMNGTTNQDRTLYYETVPANQIELALFLEADRMKSLDINKANLDNQRGAVQEERRLRMDNQPYGKTFEVTGEQAYDNPAYKHSVIGSMEDLSAANVDDVATFFKTYYAPNNAVLSIVGDVDTKKTMALIEKYFGAIARQPDPKRPDLTEPPHTAERRSTIEDPLARLPRLDVSWIVPPAQSADSPALDVLSDVLSSGRSSRINQVVVREKQLATSAGAFAADSKGPGLFSAFAMVAPGKKVEEVEAAIYEEIEKVKNGPIAAWEIEKAHNGARRNQAAQATSTLARAVQLGEYAMFYNDPNLINTRTDKILKVTAADVQRVAKKYLTRENRSVVITLPKAAPPKGGQ; this is encoded by the coding sequence ATGTTCCGCCCATTCCGCGCGGGTCTCGTGTTCGCGCTGCTCGCCGTCGTCTCCGCCGGCGCCGCGGACGGCCCCGTCATCAAGTTCACGGACGTCAAGCTGAAGAACGGGCTTCGGGTGATCATCTCCGAAGACCACACCGCGCCGACCGTGTCGGTGGCGGTGAACTACTACGTCGGGTCGGCGGACGAGCGCAAAGGGCGCACCGGCTTCGCGCACCTGTTCGAGCACATGATGTTCAAGGGATCCGAGAACGTCGGGCCCGGCGAGCATCCCGCGCTCATCTTCACCAACGGCGGGTCGATGAACGGCACCACCAATCAGGACCGCACGCTGTACTACGAGACGGTTCCCGCCAATCAGATCGAGCTGGCGCTGTTCCTCGAAGCGGACCGGATGAAGTCGCTCGACATCAACAAGGCGAACCTCGACAACCAGCGCGGCGCGGTGCAGGAAGAGCGCCGGCTGCGGATGGACAACCAGCCCTACGGCAAGACCTTCGAGGTCACCGGCGAGCAGGCCTACGACAATCCCGCGTACAAGCACTCGGTGATCGGCTCGATGGAAGATCTCAGCGCCGCCAACGTGGACGACGTGGCGACGTTCTTCAAGACCTACTACGCGCCCAACAACGCGGTGCTCTCGATCGTCGGCGACGTCGACACGAAAAAGACGATGGCGCTCATCGAGAAGTACTTCGGCGCGATCGCGCGCCAGCCCGATCCCAAGCGGCCCGACCTGACCGAGCCGCCGCACACCGCGGAGCGCCGCAGCACGATCGAGGACCCGCTGGCGCGCCTGCCGCGGCTCGACGTGTCGTGGATCGTTCCGCCGGCGCAGTCCGCCGACAGCCCGGCGCTCGACGTGCTGTCGGACGTCCTCTCGTCGGGACGCAGCTCGCGCATCAACCAGGTGGTCGTGCGCGAGAAGCAGCTGGCGACCAGCGCCGGCGCGTTCGCCGCCGACAGCAAGGGGCCGGGGCTGTTCAGCGCGTTCGCCATGGTCGCGCCGGGCAAGAAGGTCGAAGAGGTCGAGGCGGCGATCTACGAAGAGATCGAGAAGGTGAAGAACGGGCCGATTGCCGCGTGGGAGATCGAGAAGGCGCACAACGGCGCGCGGCGGAACCAGGCGGCGCAGGCGACGAGCACCCTGGCCCGCGCGGTGCAGCTCGGCGAGTACGCGATGTTCTACAACGACCCGAACCTGATCAACACGCGCACCGACAAGATTCTCAAGGTCACCGCCGCTGACGTGCAGCGCGTCGCGAAGAAGTACCTGACCAGGGAGAACCGTTCGGTCGTGATCACCCTGCCGAAGGCAGCGCCGCCGAAGGGAGGCCAGTAA
- a CDS encoding VWA domain-containing protein has translation MTTRSAVTSALTLLLLYVPSPAASQDALPPSGAPSQTARPTFRSAVDLVRVAAVVRDKRGRFARNLRKEDFVVQEGGTRRDIIDFRADENAPVRVALLFDVSGSMRLSSRLEEARQAARHLLSALNLADGTDEAAVYSFDMNLQSLQPFTADAGAIESAISRVVPYGQTSLYDAVAETAEGVANTPAGDRHRRAVVVFTDGLDTSSLLKPEQVSAVASGIDVPVYVVTVLTEGERDREDAREQIEESPLRSLARWTGGDLFMTSAPAHESIAARQIVDELRHQYVLAFTASAQRGWRPLDVKTKDRNLTVRARSGYTTGARAGS, from the coding sequence GTGACGACACGCTCAGCGGTGACCTCAGCCCTCACGCTGCTCCTCCTTTACGTGCCGTCACCTGCCGCGTCCCAGGATGCTCTCCCGCCATCGGGAGCCCCCTCTCAGACGGCCAGGCCGACCTTCCGTTCCGCCGTGGACCTCGTACGGGTTGCGGCGGTCGTCCGAGACAAGCGCGGCCGATTCGCGCGGAATCTCCGGAAGGAAGACTTCGTCGTCCAGGAGGGGGGGACGCGGCGTGACATCATCGATTTCCGGGCGGATGAGAACGCGCCCGTGCGGGTTGCGCTGCTGTTCGACGTGAGCGGGAGCATGCGGCTGTCGAGCCGCCTCGAGGAAGCCAGGCAGGCGGCGCGGCACCTGTTGAGCGCGCTGAACCTGGCCGACGGAACGGACGAAGCGGCGGTCTACAGCTTCGACATGAACCTGCAGTCCCTGCAGCCGTTCACCGCCGACGCGGGAGCGATCGAGAGCGCCATTTCGCGCGTCGTGCCCTACGGGCAGACGTCGCTCTACGACGCGGTGGCCGAGACGGCCGAGGGGGTCGCCAACACGCCGGCCGGAGACCGGCACCGCCGCGCGGTCGTCGTATTCACCGACGGGCTGGACACCAGCAGCCTGCTGAAGCCGGAGCAGGTGTCCGCCGTCGCCAGCGGGATCGACGTGCCGGTGTACGTCGTGACCGTGCTGACCGAAGGGGAGCGCGACCGTGAGGACGCGCGCGAACAGATCGAAGAGAGTCCGCTGCGCTCGCTGGCGCGATGGACCGGCGGCGACCTGTTCATGACCAGTGCGCCGGCGCACGAGAGCATCGCCGCGCGCCAGATCGTAGACGAGCTGCGGCACCAGTACGTGCTCGCCTTTACTGCGTCGGCCCAGCGCGGCTGGCGTCCACTGGACGTGAAGACGAAGGACCGGAATCTTACCGTGCGCGCCAGGAGCGGATACACCACCGGCGCGCGCGCCGGTTCGTAA